Genomic window (Rossellomorea aquimaris):
AAAAAGGATTTATTCAGAAGCTTCGCGGGAAAGGGTCCCTCGTACTCGATGTGTCGCGGATGAGCTTTCCGATTTCAGGGCTTGTGAGCTTTAAAGAGCTGCAGACTTCGATGGGCCGGGATCAGATTGAGACCTCCGTGCATGAATTTGGCCTTATGCGTGCCGATGAACAGGTTGCTTCACAGCTCATGACTTCTGCAAACGCGGAAGTCTGGAAAGTCGTTCGCTCCCGTCAAATCAGCGGGGAGCGAATTATTTTGGACAAATCCTATTTTCTGAAAGAACAAGTTCCTTTGTTGACGAAAGAAATATGCGAGAACTCCATTTATGAATATCTGGAGGGTAGACTGGAACTTCCGATCGATTTTGCCAAAAAAGAGATTGTCGTGGAAGCGTGTACGGATGAGGACCGGGAATATCTTGATTTAGGTAGCTATGATCATGTGGTTGTTGTGAAGAATTTTGTCCATTTGAAGGATGCAACACTGTTTGAGTATACGGAATCGAGGCACCGGTTGGATATGTTCCGGTTTGTTGATTTTGCAAGGAGAAAGCATTAGGATGGGTCCACTCCCTGGTTTGGGAGTGGATTTTTTGTTGTCATCTAAGGTGCTGTACGAAGGAATTCATCGATAAATTCCATCAGTAAGGAGTAAATAATAAGGCTTAAAGGCAACAGATTTACTATCTAAGCAAACATTCTTTTAGATACATTTTCTTTGCTGAACATTGAAACGAAACTTAAAGGGATGCCAATCAGGGATAGGAAAAATGCCAAGGATCCAAACACGTTTGGTATAGGTGGAAATAATGATATAGGAATAACAATCAATGTAGCTATGGCTATATAAAATGAGATTGTAGTGAATACCTTTAGCTTTTCCCTTTCCAAACAATACACCCCTCATGCTAGTCTCTGCTAAACTAATCATCTCATATTGATTAGTGTCAAACAATCTGCAAAACTATTTCTTGCTCTTCCTTCGCTTCATTGTAAATCAATCATATTAGGAACAAGCTTTACAAAAGAACAAAAAGATCAGTCTGTCGGTAAATGATCCGGACTGATCTTTCCTGTTTTATTCGTTGGCTATGCTATTTGGTACCGCTTCTTCTTTCACTTCCATGTCATGATTCTCTGCTGAATCATCTTCCTTATTTTCTTCTGGCTCTTCTTTACTACCTGATTCTTCTTCTACTTCTGGTTTGTCTGCCGTCTTCTCCTCCTGCTCCGGATTCTCAACAACAGGCGGATCCACTTCTTCTTCTTCATCTTCAACCTTTACAGGAGTTTCTTCCTGCCTTTCAGCCGCTTCCTCCTCAGGTTCAGCCTTATCCTGTCCATCTACATTTGTTTCATCTTCCACCTTTGGCTTTTCTTCCACCTTACTTTCAACCGGTTCCTGCACAATCGTTTCTTTCAATTCGTTTGAGTCCACCTCTACGATATATGGTTCATCAACATAGTTGATAAATCCCCGGATGTGATAAGTTAAGGAGGTTGCCTCACACCCGCCCGTTATGTCCGTGATGGCATCCGGGGCAGTGGTTAAGGATTGTCCCGGTTTCAGTTTCTGACTTGTGAGCAGTTCCTCTCCGCTGTCTAATTGGAATAATACGGTCACCTTTGTACTCATATCTGAAATGTTTTTTATAGTTAAAGTGTTTTCAATGGAGCAATTGCTTCCATATTGTACTTCTGAGGATTGAATCTGCAGCAAGTCCTCTGTTGTGGCATTATGAATGGTTCCCGCTGCGCTTGTTCCAGAGGTAAACCATGCATATGTTCCTGGTATAGAAGTTAAGGCAGTTGAAATTAAATAAATGGAGAAAAGAATAAGGAAGGCGCAAATCGCTATAAGGGATCCATTCCCTTTAAATCCATTATGTAGCGTTTTCATTAGATTCTCCTTTCAATAGAGATAGGCAGCCTATGAGCGACTGCCCCATCCTTCCGTACCTTATTTCTTGTTTTCGAATTTAGCACCCTGGTCTGTCTGCTTAGCCTGAACCATTAGATTTCCACTATATTTTGCACCTTGATACTCGTTCCCTGCACTTTGGTCAAGTTTCACATCAAATGCCATTGTAATGTACTGATCCTCTTCCAGTGTAAAGAACTCGTCTTTGCCAAATTTAAAGGTCTTATCTCCTTCCGTAGAAGATTTTGCAAGAGCCGACATTGCTTGTGCTTCCTCCACTGTCGCTTCTCCGGTAATGACCTCTACTCCTTTAGGTAATGAAGCAACCGCAGATTTAGCCATGCTCATTTGTGGATTGTGGTTCCCATTAAAGAAGCCTTTTTCCCATTGCATTCTCCAATCGTTCAATTCGTCCATATCAGGCTTCGCTTTATATTTGAAGGCCATGTAGTAAATTTTGTACGGATCTGCCGAAGCTTTATCCACTGAACCCGTATAGGTTAATTTTAAGTTTTGTGTCAAATCACCTGTATTTTCCAAAGTAACAAATTCTCCATAAACCACTTGAGATGGTGCAAACTTTGCCCCTGTGAATAATGGTGTTGAAATGGCTTCCCCGTTATTTACCGATAGATTTCCTGTATCGATGGTCCCCACTGCTGATGTACTGGATGTGAACCAAGAATATGTACCATATCCTGCACTTACAACTAGCGCTCCTGCCAAAGATGTTGCCAATAATGCTTTTTTAACTGATTTCATAGTAAAAAATTCCTCCTCAAAGTTTGTTATATTTTTTTCTTTCATTAAACCCGGATACGATTAAACCTTGGTAGAGACAGTATCTTCTTTTCTATTAAAGTATCTGTTCGTCCGCTCAAATACTTCAATCAGAATAAATAGAAGAAAAGGCAACAGAACAAACAGAGAAAACCCAAGCTTACTGGAAATGAATTTGGCCACGAATCCTGCATTCGGCAGAATGACGGCGACTTCCCCGATTAACTTATCCGGCTGCACCTTCCAGCTGTCTTCTACATTGTTATTGTCACCCTTTGTCAGAAAACCTTCGGGGGTTACCTGAACCACTCGGTGGGTCACTACCTTTCGATCCGCCGTATGAAAGGTGATGACTTCGTTCTTTTTGACTGCGTCGGCATTTGTCTCTTTTACAAAGATCATGTCACCTGCACTGATCTTGGGTTCCATACTATTTGTCAGGACCGTTAATGGCTTGTACCCAAAAAACGATGGTATCTTAGTAGGATCCTTTTGCGCTTGATAGGAGACGAATAAGAGAAATACAATGCAGCATAGAGCAGATATCGTCAGGAGATAAGTGAATATTTTCAACATTTTTCTTTTCAATTCATCACATCCTCCTATTGTGTTTATCGCCTGTATTCACAAATTTACTAGACTTGGATAAAAGTGTCAACGTTATAACGAACAAAAATGTTCGTTAAAAAACGACAAATTTTTTTGAGGTTTCTTTCAAAATGTCCTTAGGTGAAAAGCAAGCCATGATAAGGTTTAGAGCTCCAAAATGAGCTGGAGAAGGGATCTACACCATGGAAAAGCCCCCCTCAATATGTCGTAATTTGATGAGCAACTCTTCTACCATTGTGATTTTTAATAGAATAATATGGTAATGTACCAAAAAACAATTAGGGGGTTTCGCATGAACAAGTTATTCAAAACAGGTATCACTTCAGTTGTGATGGCAGGAACTTTATTTGCCGGTATTCCGGTAAGTTCATCTGTTTCGGCAAGTGTAGTGACAGGAAGTCATGTAAAAGAATCGGATTCACATTCACATTTTATCGGGACGTTAGATGCGGCCTTGATCAATGATGAGAGATTGCTAGCCTCATTGATCAAGCAGGGAAAGATATCATCTAAAGCTTCTGATGCTACCAAGAAAAAAGAGTTGGAAAAGTATATTGAGTTAAAGGGAAAGAAAGTGGAAGATACTAACGTAAAAGATCCCATCGCCCCTAAGGCGAAGGCAGCTGAATCTGAAAAGCACCAGAAGTTCAAAGACGCTACAAAGAAAAGCAGCGGTAAATTACAAGGAAGCACCAAGCACCCGGATCCCGTGAAGGAATCACCTTCACCAGGTGTAGCCAAAAAAGGGAAGCTGCTTACATTGATGGTAGAATACTCGGATTTCAAACATAATAATATTAAACCGAGTGAAACGGATAACTACTATGAGGATTACAACAAGGAGCACTTCGAAGAGATGATCTTTGGAGACGATGGCGTAACAGGGCCTAATGGCGAGAACTTCGTTTCGCAAAAGCAGTACTATGAAGAACAATCAGGCGGGACTTATACAATTGAAGGGAACGCTTACGGATGGCTTGAGGTTCCAGGCACGGCAGCATATTACGGGGCAGACAAAGCTTCAGGGGGACATGATAATGTGACTCCGGGCGGATCGAAACAATTGGTAGCTGATACTTATGCTGCAGCGCTTGCGGCAGGAATTCCCCTTGAGGATTATGACTTAGAAGATCCGCATGATTTAGATGGTGACGGAAACTATTGGGAGCCGGATGGGTTAGTCGATCACTTGCAGATCATCCATGCTGGTATGGGTCAGGAAGCTGGAGGCGGTTCTTTATTTGATAATGCCATCTGGTCTCACAGATCCGCAGTATTTGTTGACAAGGATGGACTTGGAAAAGGTAAACCGGGATTCTATGATTACACAATGATGCCTGAAGATGGGGCTACCGGTGTATTCGCTCATGAATATGGTCATGACCTGGGATTACCGGATGAATACGATACGATTTATTCCGGAGCGGGGGATGCCGTTGGGTATTGGTCTATCATGTCTGCAGGTTCGTGGGCAGGTAAGATTCCCGGGACAGAACCAACAGGCTTTTCTCCTTGGGCAAAGTCCTACCTACAATCCACTCTGGGTGGAAATTGGACTCAACCTTCAGTAGTTGACTTTGAAGATATTAAGAAAAAAGGAACGAATTACTTGCTCGATCAGGCAAATTCTCCGAACGGCCAAAACCATCAGGCGATTCAAGTAAACCTGCCTCAGAAGAAGACAGCCGTGAATACTCCTGCTTCAGGAAGCTATGAGTATTGGGGCGGTCAAGCGGATGAAATCGATACGAATATGGTGACAAATGTTGACTTAACAGGCAAGTCTTCTGCTGAGCTGACGTTTGACGCCTGGTATGATATTGAAGCACAATGGGATTTCGGATTTGTGCAAGTATCCACTGATGACGGGGGAAGTTGGAAATCATTAGGAAATGAAAACACCCGCGATGATGTGGTAGCTGAAGGTTATCCTACTATATTGAATTCTATGCCTGGTTTCACGGGAACATCAGATGGCTGGGAACCACAATCATTTGATTTATCCGAGTATGCCGGACAGGAAATTCAGCTGAGATTCCGTTATGCAACAGACTGGGGTACATCACTAACAGGATTCTTTACTGATAATATTAAGGTCGTGGCAGATGGCGATACAGTAGTAGAAGATGGCGCTGAAAGTACAACGACTCCTTTCACGTTAAATGGATTTGAACGTTTTGACGGTAACAAATATGTTGATCATTATTACTTATTGGAATGGCGCAACCATCAAGGTGTAGATGAAGGGCTCGCCAATATCGCACGTGGTAATTCTTTGATGAGCTATGATGGTGGTCTGGTCGTTTGGTATGTAGATGACACCTTTACAGATAACTGGACGGGTCTCCATCCTGGGGACGGTTTCTTAGGGGTAGTGGATGCACATGATGATACCAATCTATTATGGAGCACAGGTGTAGAAGCCTCGACTCGTTACCATGTGGCAGATGCGGCGTTCAACTTCATGCCGACTTCCGGATTGAACCTGGTCTATCCTGATCAAACCCTGACACTTGCAAGTCAACGTGGAATACCTTTATTTAATGATAGGAAGGATTACAATAACTCCTATCTGCCAGATGCAGGACGTAATATCAGTCATTACGGGCTAAAGGTACTGGTGAATGATCAAGCTAAGGACAAATCTGTCGGTTCGATCACACTATCAAGATAGAATAGTAGATTACTCGTATATCCCTTGACCAAGGTTTGGATTCCCATCCCTTGGTCAATGGGTTTTATTATAGAAGTGTCACTTATACTACCCGTTAGAACACCTGTTGGATGACCTCCCTCCTCTTCTCGATATTTACTAGATTTCAAGTGCGACATGATTGTGCCTATGCCTGCTTACAAAACTCAATTCTCGCATGATTATCTGAATTCCCCCACGATTTTAGTCAAGCCGCAATTATTGTGCCTAGAAGCCTGTTAGCGTTACAAATTCCCATCCCCTGAACCGGCCCATAGCCTCTATATCCTCTCACAACTATCTAAATCCAAAAAAACGGCCCTTCTCAAAGAAGGGCCGCTCTCTCAACAACAAATTAACAATACACAATTCCCTATTATCGTACTTCCACCCAACCGTTCTTGATCGCAGTTACAACTGCCTGGGTACGGTCGTTCACATTCATCTTTTGTAATATATTACTTACATGATTTTTGACAGTTTTTTCACTGATGTATAGGCCTTCACCGATTCCGCGGTTACTCTTACCGTCAGCAAGCATTTGCAGTACTTCACACTCGCGGCGCGTTAATAGGTGAAGCGGGCGGCGAACTTCGGATTGTTGGAATCCACCTGAGTTTTGGGCGTTTGCCAGGCGCTTGTATTCTGCTACCAGGTTATGAGTTACCTTCGGATGAACGTAAGAGCCTCCATCTGCAACGATCTTCACTGCGTCAACCAGTGCCTCTGAGTCCATCTCTTTTAATAAATAACCTAGTGCTCCTGTTTTCAACGCATGGTTTACATAGTTTTCATCGTCGTGGATGGATAGGATGATGACCTTCGTATCCGGGTATCTGTCCATCAGTTCACGTGTTGCTTCTACGCCGTTTGTTTCAGGCATATTGATGTCCATCAGGACAACATCTGGTTCGTGTGTTTCAACTAGGTTCATGGCTTCTGAACCGTCATCGCCTTCTGCTACTACGTTGAAAGAAGGTTCAAATTCAAGGATTCGTTTTACTCCCTCTCTGAAAAGCTGATGATCATCAATGATAACAATATTTGTTGCCATGTCTTTCGCCTCCCTAAACCTTGGAAAAATTTACTTATTAAGTGGAACCTGGATCAGTATGACCGTTCCTGTTCCTACTTTTGAGTCAATCGTGATGTCTCCTTCAAGAAGGTCGACACGTTCATTCATCCCCATGATGCCAAAGGATCCTGTTTTTTGTTTGTCTTTGTCGAATCCTTTGCCGTTGTCTTTGACAACAACTGTTATTTGGTCTTTCTTTACTTCTACTTTAACTTGAATATGTGTTGCTTCAGCGTGCTTAAGTGCGTTCTGAACACTTTCTTGTACTAATCTGAACAGAGCGACTTCGAATTTTGAAGGAAGTCTGATATCGAGCCCCATATTCACAAACTGAATGGAGGTCTCCTGGTTATACTCTTCGATTGTACTCAAGTATTTTTTGAGGGTAGGAATTAACCCCAGGTCATCAAGTGCCATTGGTCTGAGGTCGTAAATGATGCGCCTGACCTCATATAGGGCTGAGCGGACCATCCGTTTGAGGTCGCGTATTTCATGGATGGCATCGTCTGTGCTTTTTTCACGGAAAACCCGCTCGATTAAATCGGAACGAATTAAGACGTTGGCCATCATTTGCGCAGGACCATCATGAATCTCACGGGATAAGCGTTTTCGCTCGTCCTCTTGTGCCTCGATGATTTGAAGACCGAAATCCTGACGCTGCTTCGCATCTTCAAGTGCCTCACCAACTTGCCTTAAGTCACTATTTAAATAATTCAGAACGACGGATATTTGCGAGCAAAGATTTTCTGCCCGTTCAATCGTGTCCCCGAGTGCGTGTAACCGTCTTTCCAGTTCATCCCGACGGTCTCTCAATTGCTTTTCTTGCTGTCTATTCATGGATAGCTTCATTTGCAGGTCATGAGCCTTTTCATACGCTTCTCTTACCTGATCTTCTGAATAGGTTTGAAAATGCTTGCTTACCTCAGATAGTCTGAGTCGTGCAAACTTCGATTTCTGTTGGAGGTGATCTCCTTCATCAATCACTTTCAAGACCATTTCTTTCACTTCCAGCAGTTCTTTCATCAAATCTTCATAATCAGTTCGACATTGCTCGCCAATCTGGAAGATTTCATCCTTACTTTCGTCAACCGTATCGACCATCTTTTTCAGGATGCTATCTAACATCTTGGTGTCTATTTTTTTAAGTGACACGGTACACCCCTCTTTTGTTCCACAATAGTAGTCAACCCAGAATAAAGCTTCATGCAAAACTATACTTACATAGCAATAATCGGTTATTTCAGCTTGAGTTTCAGCCATTTCATTATGTCCATCGACCTACCACTCATCTACCTATTATCAATTCCATGTAAAATCACAAAACTCCTTTATTCATCTAGGCATATTCCTATGTAATACCTCTACCAAGGGATCATTCGCTCCGGGAACATAAGAGAATGAATGGGAATTATCTAGACCATTCGACTTCCCTTTCAGAGCTTTGGAACAACTGAAGTATTACTATCAGCGTCCATTATACCATGTCACATATTGTCGGAGATTAAAGTTTGATTACATTGTATTACCATTATTTCATGTAGAACCAGTTTTTACCTGCCTCAATACCCTATGTGGCTCTCAATTTGTGCATTATGCTTCATTTTTATATATAGTAGTATTAGGAGAAAAGAGCGTATTTTGTCGGGAGCTGCGGCAAGAGGGAAAGGAGAAATGAGTTTGCTACATCACTATAATACCGTCAAGGGTTACGGAGAGCACGAAATCAATATTGAACGTTCCAGATTCATCGCATATTTGACTCGTGCGGAAACCGAGGAAGAAGCACAGGAATTCATCACCTCTATCAAGAAGAAGCATCATGATGCCACTCATAACTGCTCTGCCTATATGATTGGTGAAAATAATCTGATTCAAAAAGCGAATGACGATGGGGAGCCGAGTGGCACAGCCGGAGTCCCTATGCTTGAAGTATTAAAAAAACGTGACCTCAAGGACACCGTTGTCGTTGTGACTCGTTATTTCGGGGGGATCAAACTTGGTGCAGGCGGGCTTATCCGGGCGTATGGACGTGCCACGTCTGAAGGCCTCAATGCTACAGGGATTGTTGAAAGACGCCTTATGAGGGTGATGAAGACGAAGATCGACTATACGTGGCTTGGTAAGGTTGAAAATGAAGTGAGATCGTCTCATTATCAGCTCAAGGAGATTCATTACTTAGAAGCTGTTGAGGTTGATGTGTATGTGGAAGAAGCCTCTAAGGAGCAGTTTGTGGATTGGATGACCGAGCTTACGAATGGGCAGGGTGAAATTTCCGAGGGTAGTGTAGAATACCTCGAGTCATCTATATAGTACTTATGGAGGGACTGACCTCGAAATTCGAGGTCAGTCCCTCTTGTAATATAAATTTCATTTTACGGTTTTATGGGTAAAGTAGTACAATAGAAATTGGAATAATACGTCGAATATTGTTTATTGGTGTGATTACTCGAAGAAGGAGTTTTTCTATATATGTCGATTGAACGGAATTATCGTAATACTATGAAAAAGAAGAAGCGCAGGAGAAGGATTGTGTTCTTTCTCATCATCCCCCTGCTCATCGTCACATTTTCTGTTGCTGGATATGGAGCACTGTTGTATAAGAAAGCTGAAACCGTATTTAATGATTCGTACAATAATATAGAGGGCCGTGAGAAATCCGAACTACGGGATGAAAAGGTTGATCCCAACATCGATAACGTGTCCATCTTATTTATCGGAGTCGATGAAAGTGATACTCGTAATTTCGGCTCCTCAACCCGCTCTGACGCCCTGATGCTCGCCACCCTGAACGAAAAGGAAAAGTCCGTTAAACTCGTTAGTATCCCCCGTGATTCCTACGTGTACTTACCAGAAGTAGGATACAATACGAAGATTAACCACGCACACGCGTATGGCGGCCCCAAAGCTTCCATCGAAGCGGTTGAAACCATGTTTGATATACCTGTCGATTACTATGTGAAAATGAACTTCCATGCGTTCATCGATGTGGTAGACGCACTGAATGGCATAAATGTAGAAGTGCCATATGAGCTCTATGAGCAAAACTCAAAAGATACGGCAAACGCCATTCATTTACTGCCTGGAATGCAGACGCTTGACGGGGAAGAAGCTTTAGCACTGGCCAGAACCCGGAAAAAGGATAATGATATCGAGCGTGGTAAACGTCAACAGGAAATCCTTAAAGGTGTGATGAAGAAAGCAGTATCTGCCAATGCCTTGACCAAATATGATGATATCATCCAAGCCATCGGGGACAATATGGAAACCAACATGACCTTTAATGAGATGAAGGCCCTTTCCAGTTACGGATTAAAGAAACAGTTGGACCTGAACACCCTTTCCCTTGAAGGGGAAGATACTTATATTGAAAATGTGTATTATTGGTTATTGGACGATACCAGCCTGGCCAATACGAGTATTGAATTACAAGATCACCTTGAGGTCAATCGATCAACAGCCGGAGATATCGATTACTCTGAACAGAGTGAAGAAGAGAATCCTTCTGCTACTTATGAATAATGGAATAAAACCTGCAGACATTTCTCTGCAGGTTTTTTAATAACAAAAAAGAGTAGAGAACGAATAAGTCTCTACTCTTTTTTCATGATTATTTTCTTGTCGCTCTAGCTTTAACGAACTTTATCAACGGTTGATAATTTGAATTGACAAGTCCGATACTCTCGATGAGCCACTCAATTGCTATGAGCAGTACCGCTATCACAATCATTGCGCCCCACACCGTCGACATGGAGAATATGATGGCCGCTAAGCTGAACATAGCTGCAATCGCATAAATGATGATGACGGTTTGTTTGTGTGTGAATCCAATCCGCAATAAGCAATGGTGCAAATGCGATTTATCAGGAGCGGATAATGGACTTTTGTTGACAATTCTTCTAATGATCGCAAAGAACGTATCTGAAATAGGGACACCTAAGATAATGAGCGGAACGATAAGGGAAATCATAGTAACATTTTTAAATCCAAGCATGGAGAGTACGGCAATCATGTATCCAAGGAACAGCGCCCCCGTGTCACCCATAAAGATTTTCGCTGGGTGAAAGTTGAAATACAGAAATCCGAGTGTACTGACAATCAGGATCAATGCAAGGGACATAACAAAGACGTCACCTTTAAGCATCGCCATGAAACCGATTGTGGCAAGTCCAATCGTCGATACTCCTGCAGCCAATCCGTCTAATCCATCAATGAGATTGATCGCATTTGTGATCCCTACAATCCAGAGGATGGTAATCGGAATGCTGAACATACCGAACTCCAGCACACCACCAAAAGGCAGGTTAATGAATTCGATTTGAACTCCGCCAAGTACCACTGTAAACGCCGCTGTCAGCTGACCCAATAATTTAAGGCGGGGAGATAATTCAAAGATGTCATCCGCCATCCCGGTTAAGAGGATGACAGCACTTCCCAGGATGATCGCTCCAGCATATGGGTCTTCAGGACGTAAAATCAGAAATCCTGCTATAAACCCTATATAGATAGCGAGACCTCCAAGACGTGGCATTATTTTCTGGTGGACTTTACGGACATTGGGTTGATCCGTTGCGCCCACTTTATAGGCAAGTTTCTTCACTAACGGGGTTATCCCCAAAGTTAACAAAAAACATAAGATTAAGGTTAGAATTAACATCATTGTCACACCTCTTGTAGTTAATCTACCCGGTAACTTTACTTGCGAAACAGGTAATTAATACATACTCAATTTACTTTCCTAGCTTCAAGTATACATTATAAACGTTATTGGCGAATTGCTCTACCGAAAATTGTCTTTTACTGTATTTTTTTATCTTTTCTCCCATAAGGGTGAGACTTCCCTCTTCCTTTTTCCTCATGGCAGCTTCAAGACTTTCCGTAAGTTGATCCGAATCTTCAACGGGGATGATCCAGCCGTAGCTATCATCCGGAATGAGCTGATCCACTCCGCCAACGTCCGTTGTCACGACAGGAACACCTGCCCTTGCAGCTTCAAGTAGAACCAAGGGGAAACTTTCACTGTATGAGGTCAGAATCGCTACATCCGCAATCGGGTAGATTCTCTCTACATCGTTCCGGTGTCCCAGGAATAAGACATGGCCGGAAATCCCATGTTCTTCTGAATATTTTATCAAAGCTTCCCTTTCAGAGCCATCACCAATCAGGAGGATTTTTATGTCAGTGTGATGATTTTCAATCAGATTCCGCACAGCTTTCAAAGCTACCTTATGACCTTTGACCGCTTCAAGCCTTGCAACCATAATGATTGTAAAATCTCCTTCTTTCACCCCAATTTCCTCTCTTGTAAGTGGAGCTTCTAAAACTTTATTGAAATCGATACCATTTAAAATAGTGGTAATTTTCTTATCGGGAATGCCTTGATTCAGTAAGATTTGCTTAAAGCGTTCTGAAATGGCCAGGTGATGGTCTGCTCGTTTTAGAGCTTTCAGATTCAGAAAAGTATAAAATTTCCCTGATAAGCCCCTTCCCATAAAGTCATCTCTCGGATCACTATGTACGGTCACCATCCACTTTACCTCGACAAAAGTGCGTATCATTGCCCCGTAGCAATTCGCCCTTGCTCCATGGGTATGAATGATGTCGATACTGTTTGACCGAATGAAATGTATGATCTCTTTTATAATAGAATAATCAAATCTGGAGCTCTGATTGAATAATACAGTCTGAATATCCAGACTCCGGGCACGGTCGTACATTTCACCTTTTTCAAAAACA
Coding sequences:
- a CDS encoding glycosyltransferase family 4 protein; this encodes MKILHLNAGNESGGGMYHILSLLNELNREEFYLGVFEKGEMYDRARSLDIQTVLFNQSSRFDYSIIKEIIHFIRSNSIDIIHTHGARANCYGAMIRTFVEVKWMVTVHSDPRDDFMGRGLSGKFYTFLNLKALKRADHHLAISERFKQILLNQGIPDKKITTILNGIDFNKVLEAPLTREEIGVKEGDFTIIMVARLEAVKGHKVALKAVRNLIENHHTDIKILLIGDGSEREALIKYSEEHGISGHVLFLGHRNDVERIYPIADVAILTSYSESFPLVLLEAARAGVPVVTTDVGGVDQLIPDDSYGWIIPVEDSDQLTESLEAAMRKKEEGSLTLMGEKIKKYSKRQFSVEQFANNVYNVYLKLGK